In Hippoglossus hippoglossus isolate fHipHip1 chromosome 19, fHipHip1.pri, whole genome shotgun sequence, the DNA window agtcattattttcattgttcAGCCACGGTCACTGCAGCCCGTATTTTGACAAAATGGCGCCCTCTGTGGCGGCTGCCGCGCGGTGCAGGAGCAGACATTTTCCTCTCATGTCTGCCTTTGAAATGCCCATTCTGTGTGTCATACTGGTAAAATGGAGTACTCTGCTCCCAGCTGGCGTACACTCTGTGACATGGAATAGAGTCCGTGAAATGGAAGTCCCCCTTTCTTATTTCTAAACCTCACTTGTGATGAAGACCCCATCTCTCTGGGTGTTTTTGAAGAGGGAGCTTTTATGGGGCGCCTGCAGTTGCCATTGCTGGGAGCTTCGTATAACGCTGATTCACTGACCTCTGCAGTCTGACGGAGGAAATGCTCCGAGGCTCCGTAGATTATCTGCTCTACATGATCTGAGTCCTTCACTTGATTctttcagtgtattttatttaaatagatGATTCATGACAGACCAGACATTCACTATTCTTGACTGTGCACTACTTACAACTGACTGATAAGTGTGTTTGAggaaaatgatttgattttgtgTCGACTGGGACTGTTTCACTACTGCTGGTTATTTTCTCACTAAATCGTTgagtctttaaaatgtcagaaaacagcaaaaaaataaatcatatcaatgttttcatattttagaGGCTGAAAACTGCATTTCACCTCTCAAATGATTTAGTTTGGTAGTTTTGCTGATGACTGAGTGATATTTAAAGCTCTGTGATATATTTAAATCTTCAGGCGTTTCATTGCACCCTGTCATCCAGAATCTCACTCTCACACCCTCTTTGACCCCTAGATGGAAGCGGGCAGAGAGCCGCTACACCGTCGAGAGAGCTGCGATCATCAGTCACTGGAACTGGCTCCAGGCCCACATCTCGGACCTGGAGTACCGCATCCGACAGCAGACCGACATCTACAGACAGATCCGCGCCAGCAAGGTCAGTCGCCATGTTCGAGTCAGTTGCTTTCGTGAGGAtctggttgtgtttctgttaaatACTGGATTTTAATTTGGCTGTTAAAGTTGTTTccatgatgaagaagaagctgctgtgACGTTCTCTTCTCTTTACCGTCTCCTCACACGTGTGGTTTATTCGATGTGAAGTCTAACGCTCAGGTCTCCACTCCGCAGGGCTTAGTAGAGTTGGGAGGCGTCTCCCCGAGCACGGTGCCTGCCGGTGGGATAGAAGTGAAAGCAGAGCCTGTCAGTAGTCAGGTAAGCAGACTGAAGGTTGACACAgggatttattttcatgtacaACTGGTCATATTTTGTGGAGAAATATTAAGTTAAAGGTAAATGATAGTTATCAGATGGAGGTATTCTCAAGTAAATGTAATCCGTTCATTGTCCTGCTCACTTTATTCATTCAGGCTCGTGATCCTCAGCAAAACATTCAACCCGTTTGTTCTTGTGAATCAAAGCATCTGatggaaatgaaatgtcaaatggTTTCTTTTCATGTGTCCCTCAGTTCTCAATGAATCAGACAAACGGCTTTAGTGGAATAAACATTCATATTCAGATCATTTCCGACAGGGAGTCTCTCTCGATGTAGAACAGCTGCAGGTGTGGACTCTGATCCTGGTGGATTACGTGTGGATTATGTGCTGATGAGCCACAGATTCAGTTTTTAATACAATATGATTTAGTGTTTTAGCTGAAGCAGGATATGCTTTAACTGAATGAATCTATAGAGACATGTGGATCTGCTGTGGATAGAAATGTGGATGAAGTGAAATGAGATCTCCAAATTGTGAGGGCGAGTCTTTAGATAACTAACATCGTGAAGTTCTgcttatttgtttaaaatctcGTGAAGCAGGAGCTCGGAGCTCTGCACTGTGATGACACTGCAGAAGTGGTTTCCAGGCTCCGGGTGTGTCGAGGACACAAACCTCACCTGAATAATTCAAGGCCGCAGCACTGCCTCGATTCACTTCGTCTGTTCTGTAGTTTCCTTAAatatcctgctgctgctcagcctgTGCCCCTGCGCCAGTTAACTCGAGGTGTAGTCTCACTGGCTTCTTCTTATCTGTAGATGCAGGACGTTGGTTCAGAGCGGCTGGAGCACACAGGGGCCGCCCACATCTCCAACGCAGAGGGCGGCCCGTGGAAAGGTCAGAACGGACAGCCAGTCAACGGCGTCCTCAGCAGGTACGACGGCTGACAATGATGATAACCTCATTCCACGTTCCCAGAGGGGGATGATGGTGAACCAAACGTCTATGTACttaagaatgaaatgaaataaactgaACTCTACAGAGCTGCAGGAAGTTATAAGTAAAGAGAAAGTAAGCGACTGAGacttattgaaaataaaacatattttaggccctttttttttacctttaatcCATCTGTAGCGGAGTTTAAGTCAAGATTCATATAAACTGTATGTTAATTGGTTATTTTTGGATTGTGAAGATGTCATTATGGGCTTTGGGGGAACATTTTTGACACTAAACAAAATAACTCATTgattaaacaagaaaataatctCCAAATGTATTAATACCAAAAGAAGGTGTCTGTTGCAGCCCTATTCATCAATAAATATTAATGCCAAACTAGATGTTCTGGTAAAAATATTCACCGATGTTTATTTCCAGGATTCACTGATACATTTTGTTGatcttattttctctttgtcgGTTGTCAGGATGTCGGAGAGTGCGGACAACAAGCACCAGCAGCCGTCAGCCTACGATAGCACGTGTGTGGCTGCACGGACACGACCACTCGTCAGCTGTCGGCGACGGCGGCTCATTCAGCCCAACACTGTGCCCAACCTCAACGGCAAGGTGAGGTTCACCGTCTGTGTTCAGAGGCTCGTGAGCCTTATGATACAATTCTGTGTTGCAGAATCATCAGTATTCAATCACACAGGGATTTCACCTTTAAGAAACTGAGAGGAAGTTGTTCTTTTTATGCGTTTAATTGTGAAATTGAGAACCCGTTGAATGCTTAGTTGCACTTTTAAGAAGTGGACTTTTCTTCGCCCACGTTGTTTCTAGGCTGCGCTCACTGATTAGTTCCTTCAGTTGTTGCATCATAGCTGAATAAACAAGAAATGTCTGACTTATTTCTGAAAAAGTAgggcatcccccccccccacagtcgCACAACAAGGACGAGTTATCGCCCTTGTGACGACTCACAAGTTTTAGTAGAAGAAAATAGAAACATGAGCTGATGTTTTTCCCTTCACAACTACAGCGGAGTTCTGTGACTTTCAAGTTTTATTGAGTGCTAATGTCAGACCTTAAAACACTAATGCCTTATGCCATGTGTAGTaataaaatcagattttctcTGCCACATTAACACGGAGTCAGTAGTAACACAAGAAACCGTTACAGCAGGAACGACTGTTAATTTATAGTCTGGGGACAAAACTGAGGCTGgatttgtgatatttttgtcTGTAATTACGTCCCCCAGGGAAGTTAAGTCTTCATCCCCGTCCGTTTGTTtcttggtttgtatgtttgtttgtaaacagcGTCACACAAAATAACGCAGTGTTAAAGAAAAGCcattaaaaataattcctggagcTACAGATTTTTCTTGGCCCGCGTCCCAACATGCTTCCAAGTTTTCCATTCAGTCGTTTtagtgtaatcctgctgacaaacaacagAATATTGGAGCCATCTGTGAATAATCCAGGTCCGTCGCCATGTGGCTTCAAACAGGGAAATGGTTTCTGGGGCGACTAACTCCTGTGATACATTAAATAGTAGAAATATTCTTCATTGTACTTAATAGTACACCGGTGAATATTGACAGCTCGGTCTGATATGGTTTATAACCCGTCTCTGATGCCCCTGCAGGCCCCGAGAAGCAGCTGCATCCAGTGTAACTGCCGCGTTAACTCCAGCTGTGTGATGTGTGGTGGCTGGCCCACCCCCAGAGAAGACCCTCAGTATGAGCTGCCCACCCTGGAGCGCCTGTCAAGGCTGGATCTTGGCGTCCACCCCATCCTCTCCTTTCCTGACGGTCAGTGCCGGGCTCCTCGCTCAAAGTCTTGCTCAGTTTACGGAGTCATTTCCTCCTTCACATCCAGAGGGGAAGACGGACAGGGAGTGGCCGCGGAGACAATCCTCTCCAGGAAGTTCTAAGAgaacattttcagtgttttctgtttgtcaaGGGGATTGTGTATTAATTCAGAGCGAGGCTCGTGTACACAACGGTGATAACAacctctttgtttgttttcctggaGCTTTGgaatattttctttgtattttcagttATAACACAGGCCGACATTTCTTTGTGATTATTCAGGAGTGTGACCAAAAGGCAGAACATTCATGTCTCAAGACTGATAATTGAGACGAGGTTTATTTCACAACCTTAAAACGGTTGAGTGTTTGACCTAATACCACATCGTACTTTGCCTTTGGCTGATTTTAAATTGTGCCCGTCATAGTTATTTCATGTTGATCTACTGACAAGGAAACCTCCTGATTCAGGCTAGATGCACTTTACCATCTTTTAGTTTTATGACACACCACTGTTGCTGCGGTCACATCTCCCCCCCCACACTACTCCAGAGACTTGGAGTGGCTGAAAtaaagaagtttggaaacacggCGGCGCTCCGGGACTATGTTGTAGTCTGGTTGTGCAAAAACAGAGACGTTTGGAACAGATTGAGcactcgcccccccccccccccaattcaCTTCCTGATTAGATTCTTATCAGTCACAACTCGACTACCAGTGGTTAAAGAGGAAACTGTTACTGGTTTCACGGTTAGCTGTACCATTTCGATCTCATTACTGTGGTAACCGTGGTGATATGGTTGGTGCAGCAAGACACAGGCGCAGCAAACAGCTCAGGTTGGTTATGTGTAGTTCAAACGTGGTGGAAGGAATAACCGGCAGTTGTGCTGTGGTCATGATGAGCAACCACTTTCGCCAAGTGTGTGCATTTAACAAGCGCTGTTATTGTGATCAGACTTTCAGATGTTAGGGGTCTGAGTCAGAACTCGACGTGAGGAACTGAAATGGATCGAGTGCACAGAAATGTGGTAAATTACATGAGCAACGTTAATGTTTACTTCTTTTAAGACAATTGAAAGGGAAACTGTTGAAACCAGTTTATTTCCTGTTGGATTGTACCGTGTGAatatgtgacatgttttgtACTAGTCCAGGAAATAGTTGTCATTCAGGCTACTTTGCTCTCGGGGGGGAACTGAACACTGGAAAACACTGAGATTCACTTGTCTTCAGCACGTCGTCATCTTCTGAAATTAATTACAAATCAGCCGATATTACACCAAGACAGAGATAATTTATGAGTCTGCACAGAGATCATTgtagttttaaaacaaacatttgtgcTGATGGTGTGTCGAGTCTTGTTGACTGTGTTCATTTCTTCCTCAGATGTTTGTATAGGCCTCCGTCTGCAGCAGGTGATGAAGAGCCAGTGGCAGACAAAGTCCCTGGAGCGGAGCAAACCACTGAAGAAGCTCTCCCTCAAACACAAGCTCTCCTCGTCCAAAGAGAAGCACAAGTTCACCAACTCACTCATGGCAGTCAGTAAGTACCGACACGACCGGGGACTGATTCCACTGATATCGCTGCGGTGTCTGAAGTTTCACTTCCTAAAAGAGCAGCTTTCATCACAGAGACCTCAACtgttttcattatatatataaataagactTGTGAATGAAGACAAAGTGTGACTCCATAAAACTGAGAAATCTTATCATGCGAAAatgtttgttctctttcttttcacagtcacagtttaactgtttatttgattccagtcatttttatttatataactatTTTTAAACGCTCggacagagctgctgcagccacatgcTTCACTAGTCAcaacactttgttttcattttggtggTGAAGCATCATTTTAACAATCTGTGCATTTAATGTgatcaatgttttgttttgcagacaCATCGTAGATTTCATTTAGAAACGTTTGAGTTTAAAACCTCCATGAATACTCCTCGTCTaacatgaaaatgtgtgtgtggctgctggcGTTGCAGGAATGGGGCATTATAAGAACCGTGCTGAGAAGCCGAGGACGCTGGACAGCGGCGTgggcggcagcggcggcagcagcagcagcagcgcagtGCTGAACACAGCCAGGCTCGAGGGCCAAGCCGTGTGCAAGACTGAGCGGCTGCAGGCCATCTCCAACCCCCTCGGGCCCTACGACAAGAACTACAGCCGCAAGAGATTAAGAGAGCCCTCGCTGGATAGAACCGACAGTGAGTGTTTAACGAATGAAGCCCAGTTCAAACACAGAAGAATCTATCATGACATTTGTTTAATGTGGAACTGAAGGTTCCCTGGTATGAAAAATGACAATCCTGACACGTCTGCCTCAGATGGATTAAGATCAGATGAGTAAATGTATCTCCCTGAATCTACACTCGTCTAAATCTTCTccgtctcctgcagcctccccGAAACTCTTCTTGGACTCAAGCAGCACCTGCCCAACTCTGGCCAACATGCACTCGTCCCTTCACAGCCCCCTGACACGCCAGCTGTCCACGTCTTCAGAGAACTCCACGCCGCTGGGCGTCAGCAGCCAGGGCGTCCCGAGCACACCTGTAAGGAAAACACTGGGCTTCATGTCGTAGTACAGCTGCAGCATAGCTTTTCTGTGCCGAATGCTAACAAGACCAGGTTATCTCCTGACACCTGGATTACAGGcaggacaggaagtgttagcatGTCGTTATCAAACTATGATTAAGATGAAAAGTTCTGTTTCTTTGACGCTTTGGCTCAAAACCCTGAGTTTTACAGTCAGAGACTCAAACTGACTAAGAAATGTTGTCTATGTTTGAAAGCAACatacaaaaacatcagacaCTGACGAGAGCTGCAGTGACATAGACATTAATATAATATCATAAACTAAAATCCTCCTGATGCCTACGACACGTTGGCTCTTACGTTGTTTTGACACAGGACATCAGACAAAAGCCAGTTTTCTCTAAGACTCGCATGAGGCTGCGTCTCAAGAGGAACTGTTACACGACAGAGAGCAGCATGAAAACCAGGGTTTCACATTTCAGTCTCCAGGAGTCGCTGCACAATGACTTGcccaaaaaaaactaactcaCTAATTCAATTTTACAAATAAGACCTTAGATAGACTGTTTCACTGTTAAAGGTCGGCCACAAAAATGTCTCTGCTTAGCCGGACCTCAGAAGAATTATTATATCATTAGTTCCTGTGTGCGCTGCGTCATTTGGATGTTTCTGCAGAAGTTGATGAGTCTAACCAGCTGCTGGTTAGTTTATGAACGTGGGGAAATGCAAGTGTAGTGACGAGTACCTTGAGAACGACGAGCTCTCGTGGTCAAAGCCTGGAAGTGCTCATGAATTAAGCTGTTTCATATTTGAGAGTTAAGGTTGTAGAATCTATAAATTGCGCTTGTTTCTAGCTGTCGACGCTGGGAGACCCTCGGTCGACTGAGGGATGAGTTAGATGATTTGTTGACTCTCTGAGAGAAGCCTTATTGTTCACGTGTGTTTTGAAGTGAAGTCATGATGGGACTTTAACTTTTACACATGCAAACCTTCATATTTTGACACAAACTCAGATGAAAACAGTTTAATAAGACTCAGCTTCTCCTGTTTTAACGTCATCCATTGTGAAGCTACATTCCTCAAATATGAGTCACTCGTGTTTGCTTGCTCTTGCAGGCGCGTCTGAGGTCATAGCTCCTGTGTTGTTCTGCGGTTTTATTACACGTGTTGGTTGTGAacctgttatatatatatatatatatactatatatatagtTTAGTATGTATGTAATTGtcctcctgccccccccccccagcagcagcCGATCAAGAGGAGGCGAGGTGAGAGCTCCTTCGACATCAACAACATCGTGATCCCCATGTCTGTGGCCGCCACCACCCGAGTGGAGAAGCTGCAGTACAAAGAGATCCTCACGCCCAGGTAAACACAGACTCCTCCCCCTGTCGGAGCGGCAGGTGTGACCAGCAGGATGTTTGTTCTGTTCGCTCTCATGCAGgaggtttaaaaaacaaaccctcCCAGCAGCTCGGCTTCTCCCTGGTGTCTGTTTTTAGTCTCTTAATTTCCTCCTCTGTAAATCACGTTGTCGCAGCCGTGTCCTCACAGTTATTAATCTTCTGGTGTAGGTGGCGAAGCGTGGACATCTTCTCCCAACCAATAactgaagaggaggacgagcgAGAGGTCGGTGTTTTCTACTGTTCATCAGTCGGGTGTAAAATGTGTGGGAGGGATTGATCGTTAAGATACAGAATCGGCTGCTTCCTAATGTATTAATCAACATGTGCTAGGACAGTGAATGAACAGCGACACCTGGTGGTCTGATTTGTAAACTGCGGTTGGAAAATCCTTCAgaagattaaaaacagattttctaaattaatctataaaatgtcagaaaaatatTTCTGTCATAAAGTCAAACCTAAAACCATTCAGATCCAAAATCTGATGCTTTAAAGTAACTGTTATAAAAGACAAAGCAGATCTTTCCaaaaaggaatataaaaaatattaatacatttctaaatggtctaaaatattttttctagCTCTTAGTAGCAGCAGTAGATTTTATCAAAACCCCAAaattatcattttatatttggTGAATCCATCTGTTCATTCATCAGTTCTTTGCTGCTCGTCCAGATGATGATTTATATACATTCATATTGATTAATAACTGATGTTAGTATTAATGTGTGCTGAGCTCCgtgtgaaggtgctgatggtGTTTTCTCTCGGCAGGTTGAGGACCTGACGGACGCAGCTTTCGTCCAGCTCCACCAGCCGCATCAAGACCAGGAGCGAACTCGCTGGACCTGGATGGCGTTGGCTCCGGCTAAGAGGCGAGGCAGCAGGTCGGCACCTGAACACTCGCCTGCAAAGATAAACCAGTTTTTAATGAGAGAACCCGAAACCATAACTTTCTGTACTCCGTCCCACAGGTCGTACAAGTCTGTCGACGGTCGGACCACGCCGTTGCTGTGCGGCACGAACCCTCCCACCCCCCAGCCCGCGTCTCCCGACCCGGGCCACTGCCCGATGCTCCACGACTACAGCCACGTGCCGTCGCCCATGAGCCCGCCGAGCCCCGACACCACCTCCAACCCCCACACACCCTGCTCCAGGGACTCCCATCGCCTGCTGTCCAGCGAGGACACGCGCTGCTCGACGCCGGACTTCACCTTCGAAGAACGGGTACGTCCTGCGTTCCAAAATCCGCTTTTGTGTAGAACTGTTTCCGTACAAATCTTGTGATTGGACACGTTTGATGAACACTTAACTCGTGATGATCTCATGTTTAACGTGTTCAACGTCTCGCGGTGTTTTCAGACGGTGCCGCCGTGGGAGCGCCGCTGCTTCCCGATGCCAGAAGACCCGGAGCTGGAGCCGGAGCCGGAGAGCGACTACATCAGGCCCAGAATGCGCAGCATCTCAGGTTGCCGAGCAACAGCCTACGGACGTCTGGACTCGGACGACATGGATCTGCCTTGCGACGACGACGGCGGCCCCAAACTCAAGGGCTCCGCCCACCGATGAATGACTGACAGGCTGAGGTCGCCCGGcccctccctccaccaccacaccccctcccctcacccgccctcagctcctctctggcATTAACAAGCAGAACCTCAACGCAGAGTAAGATATTAAATGGGTTCCTGTTGTTTGATATTCAAACATCAGTCTAATACTTTCACAGTTTTTAGTGAACATTATGGAGATAGAAGCCTTTTCCCTACACTTGTTTTTGtcacaggaaaaaaaggattaaatgtaaaaaataaaaaaaaggtaaaaaagtataaaacaaacacgtaataaaaatgatttctgtAGTAGGCTAAACAATGTACATGGGGGCTTAGTGGTGTTTCATATGTCGCGTGTACACTCGTAGCGCACTATGTAGCGGACTCCTCAAAATATGGCCAAAGGGTGTTTTCTATTGACTAGTTTGCTTGTAATTCCCATGTACATTTTTAGTGGAGtgacaaataacaaaacaagaaaaaatacccccccctcccattcTCCTCCCGCCGCCCTCATCCAAATAAACAGGTACATTTGAGAT includes these proteins:
- the kansl1a gene encoding KAT8 regulatory NSL complex subunit 1 isoform X4, whose protein sequence is MAAMAPALTDAPAEAHHIRFKLAAPSSSLSPASAENNGNASNILIHSSGPAKCKAAPEECPLDFCGGDQEQQQQQPQADSVAQASALGKLQPLVASYRCSDVTPVPSTKETIKLQGVLIKQSVLKSHRILPTSLLNGGGDFLLRKRQAIELSGSQLKSFMSGSTNGGGQPMAPVNGLAKKLATMSASGCVMAVNGDKPTATTDSQSQNLPLDSETLAATLSGHIPVKGTLKQKHSSGVSQNTDGKHFEPSVLQSSALPPFTHDNPNPNEQVNLEEADSHTSTSQPQGSDREKPGSSLQGSPSCTPAPQPPLPCSSSSDSLDAHVRERTLLNNSRQAEIESRLRRLRKRLQVVQAKQVERHIQQQLGGFLDSALNRLLAGNRKSETATPTATWRTGRHSSSNNRDGLSRFLKGGSMPLELERLYLSGSANLHSAESAFDSDVTESSSGGDSDLEEEELARVDIDQRHVKIWKRAESRYTVERAAIISHWNWLQAHISDLEYRIRQQTDIYRQIRASKGLVELGGVSPSTVPAGGIEVKAEPVSSQMQDVGSERLEHTGAAHISNAEGGPWKGQNGQPVNGVLSRMSESADNKHQQPSAYDSTCVAARTRPLVSCRRRRLIQPNTVPNLNGKAPRSSCIQCNCRVNSSCVMCGGWPTPREDPQYELPTLERLSRLDLGVHPILSFPDDVCIGLRLQQVMKSQWQTKSLERSKPLKKLSLKHKLSSSKEKHKFTNSLMAVRMGHYKNRAEKPRTLDSGVGGSGGSSSSSAVLNTARLEGQAVCKTERLQAISNPLGPYDKNYSRKRLREPSLDRTDTSPKLFLDSSSTCPTLANMHSSLHSPLTRQLSTSSENSTPLGVSSQGVPSTPQQPIKRRRGESSFDINNIVIPMSVAATTRVEKLQYKEILTPRWRSVDIFSQPITEEEDEREVEDLTDAAFVQLHQPHQDQERTRWTWMALAPAKRRGSRSYKSVDGRTTPLLCGTNPPTPQPASPDPGHCPMLHDYSHVPSPMSPPSPDTTSNPHTPCSRDSHRLLSSEDTRCSTPDFTFEERTVPPWERRCFPMPEDPELEPEPESDYIRPRMRSISGCRATAYGRLDSDDMDLPCDDDGGPKLKGSAHR
- the kansl1a gene encoding KAT8 regulatory NSL complex subunit 1 isoform X1, giving the protein MAAMAPALTDAPAEAHHIRFKLAAPSSSLSPASAENNGNASNILIHSSGPAKCKAAPEECPLDFCGGDQEQQQQQPQADSVAQASALGKLQPLVASYRCSDVTPVPSTKETIKLQGVLIKQSVLKSHRILPTSLLNGGGDFLLRKRQAIELSGSQLKSFMSGSTNGGGQPMAPVNGLAKKLATMSASGCVMAVNGDKPTATTDSQSQNLPLDSETLAATLSGHIPVKGTLKQKHSSGVSQNTDGKHFEPSVLQSSALPPFTHDNPNPNEQVNLEEADSHTSTSQPQGSDREKPGSSLQGSPSCTPAPQPPLPCSSSSDSLDAHVRERTLLNNSRQAEIESRLRRLRKRLQVVQAKQVERHIQQQLGGFLDSALNRLLAGNRKSETATPTATWRTGRHSSSNNRDGLSRFLKGGSMPLELERLYLSGSANLHSAESAFDSDVTESSSGGDSDLEEEELARVDIDQRHVKIWKRAESRYTVERAAIISHWNWLQAHISDLEYRIRQQTDIYRQIRASKGLVELGGVSPSTVPAGGIEVKAEPVSSQMQDVGSERLEHTGAAHISNAEGGPWKGQNGQPVNGVLSRMSESADNKHQQPSAYDSTCVAARTRPLVSCRRRRLIQPNTVPNLNGKAPRSSCIQCNCRVNSSCVMCGGWPTPREDPQYELPTLERLSRLDLGVHPILSFPDDVCIGLRLQQVMKSQWQTKSLERSKPLKKLSLKHKLSSSKEKHKFTNSLMAVSVAGMGHYKNRAEKPRTLDSGVGGSGGSSSSSAVLNTARLEGQAVCKTERLQAISNPLGPYDKNYSRKRLREPSLDRTDTSPKLFLDSSSTCPTLANMHSSLHSPLTRQLSTSSENSTPLGVSSQGVPSTPQQPIKRRRGESSFDINNIVIPMSVAATTRVEKLQYKEILTPRWRSVDIFSQPITEEEDEREVEDLTDAAFVQLHQPHQDQERTRWTWMALAPAKRRGSRSYKSVDGRTTPLLCGTNPPTPQPASPDPGHCPMLHDYSHVPSPMSPPSPDTTSNPHTPCSRDSHRLLSSEDTRCSTPDFTFEERTVPPWERRCFPMPEDPELEPEPESDYIRPRMRSISGCRATAYGRLDSDDMDLPCDDDGGPKLKGSAHR
- the kansl1a gene encoding KAT8 regulatory NSL complex subunit 1 isoform X5; this encodes MAAMAPALTDAPAEAHHIRFKLAAPSSSLSPASAENNGNASNILIHSSGPAKCKAAPEECPLDFCGGDQEQQQQQPQADSVAQASALGKLQPLVASYRCSDVTPVPSTKETIKLQGVLIKQSVLKSHRILPTSLLNGGGDFLLRKRQAIELSGSQLKSFMSGSTNGGGQPMAPVNGLAKKLATMSASGCVMAVNGDKPTATTDSQSQNLPLDSETLAATLSGHIPVKGTLKQKHSSGVSQNTDGKHFEPSVLQSSALPPFTHDNPNPNEQVNLEEADSHTSTSQPQGSDREKPGSSLQGSPSCTPAPQPPLPCSSSSDSLDAHVRERTLLNNSRQAEIESRLRRLRKRLQVVQAKQVERHIQQQLGGFLDSALNRLLAGNRKSETATPTATWRTGRHSSSNNRDGLSRFLKGGSMPLELERLYLSGSANLHSAESAFDSDVTESSSGGDSDLEEEELARVDIDQRHVKIWKRAESRYTVERAAIISHWNWLQAHISDLEYRIRQQTDIYRQIRASKGLVELGGVSPSTVPAGGIEVKAEPVSSQDVGSERLEHTGAAHISNAEGGPWKGQNGQPVNGVLSRMSESADNKHQQPSAYDSTCVAARTRPLVSCRRRRLIQPNTVPNLNGKAPRSSCIQCNCRVNSSCVMCGGWPTPREDPQYELPTLERLSRLDLGVHPILSFPDDVCIGLRLQQVMKSQWQTKSLERSKPLKKLSLKHKLSSSKEKHKFTNSLMAVRMGHYKNRAEKPRTLDSGVGGSGGSSSSSAVLNTARLEGQAVCKTERLQAISNPLGPYDKNYSRKRLREPSLDRTDTSPKLFLDSSSTCPTLANMHSSLHSPLTRQLSTSSENSTPLGVSSQGVPSTPQQPIKRRRGESSFDINNIVIPMSVAATTRVEKLQYKEILTPRWRSVDIFSQPITEEEDEREVEDLTDAAFVQLHQPHQDQERTRWTWMALAPAKRRGSRSYKSVDGRTTPLLCGTNPPTPQPASPDPGHCPMLHDYSHVPSPMSPPSPDTTSNPHTPCSRDSHRLLSSEDTRCSTPDFTFEERTVPPWERRCFPMPEDPELEPEPESDYIRPRMRSISGCRATAYGRLDSDDMDLPCDDDGGPKLKGSAHR
- the kansl1a gene encoding KAT8 regulatory NSL complex subunit 1 isoform X2, producing MAAMAPALTDAPAEAHHIRFKLAAPSSSLSPASAENNGNASNILIHSSGPAKCKAAPEECPLDFCGGDQEQQQQQPQADSVAQASALGKLQPLVASYRCSDVTPVPSTKETIKLQGVLIKQSVLKSHRILPTSLLNGGGDFLLRKRQAIELSGSQLKSFMSGSTNGGGQPMAPVNGLAKKLATMSASGCVMAVNGDKPTATTDSQSQNLPLDSETLAATLSGHIPVKGTLKQKHSSGVSQNTDGKHFEPSVLQSSALPPFTHDNPNPNEQVNLEEADSHTSTSQPQGSDREKPGSSLQGSPSCTPAPQPPLPCSSSSDSLDAHVRERTLLNNSRQAEIESRLRRLRKRLQVVQAKQVERHIQQQLGGFLDSALNRLLAGNRKSETATPTATWRTGRHSSSNNRDGLSRFLKGGSMPLELERLYLSGSANLHSAESAFDSDVTESSSGGDSDLEEEELARVDIDQRHVKIWKRAESRYTVERAAIISHWNWLQAHISDLEYRIRQQTDIYRQIRASKGLVELGGVSPSTVPAGGIEVKAEPVSSQMQDVGSERLEHTGAAHISNAEGGPWKGQNGQPVNGVLSRMSESADNKHQQPSAYDSTCVAARTRPLVSCRRRRLIQPNTVPNLNGKAPRSSCIQCNCRVNSSCVMCGGWPTPREDPQYELPTLERLSRLDLGVHPILSFPDDVCIGLRLQQVMKSQWQTKSLERSKPLKKLSLKHKLSSSKEKHKFTNSLMAVSVAGMGHYKNRAEKPRTLDSGVGGSGGSSSSSAVLNTARLEGQAVCKTERLQAISNPLGPYDKNYSRKRLREPSLDRTDTSPKLFLDSSSTCPTLANMHSSLHSPLTRQLSTSSENSTPLGVSSQGVPSTPQPIKRRRGESSFDINNIVIPMSVAATTRVEKLQYKEILTPRWRSVDIFSQPITEEEDEREVEDLTDAAFVQLHQPHQDQERTRWTWMALAPAKRRGSRSYKSVDGRTTPLLCGTNPPTPQPASPDPGHCPMLHDYSHVPSPMSPPSPDTTSNPHTPCSRDSHRLLSSEDTRCSTPDFTFEERTVPPWERRCFPMPEDPELEPEPESDYIRPRMRSISGCRATAYGRLDSDDMDLPCDDDGGPKLKGSAHR